The Methylocella tundrae genome contains the following window.
GTCATGGACGGCTTCGACCTCGGCATCGGCATCCTGTTCCCCTTCGTGAAGGACAGGAACGATCGCGATTGCATGGTGAACACCGTCGCCCCCGTCTGGGACGGCAATGAAACCTGGCTGGTGCTCGGCGGCGCGGGCCTTCTCGCCGCCTTTCCGCTCGCCTATTCCTTCCTGCTCAGCGCGCTTTATCTGCCGCTGGTTCTGATGCTCGCTGGGCTGATCTGGCGCGGCGTCGCCTTCGAGTTCCGCTTCAAGGCGGATGAAGAGCACAAATGGTTCTGGGACCACGCCTTTGCGTGGGGCTCCTATATCGCGACCTTCTTCCAGGGCGTCGCGCTTGGCGCCGTCATCAACGGATTCAAGGTTCAAGGGCCGTCCTACATCGGCGGCGCCTTCGACTGGCTGACGCCATTCAGCCTGTTTACTGGCCTTGGACTGCTCGTCGCTTATGCGCTGCTTGGCAGCACCTGGCTGATCATGAAGACCGAAGGAGACCTTCAGCGGCGCATGATCGAACTCGCCCGGCCGATCACGCTGACGCTGCTCGGCGTGATCGTCGTCGTCAGCATCTGGACGCCGCTCACCCACGCCGATGTGGCGGCGCGCTGGTTCACATTTCCGAACCTCATCTTTTTCTCGCCCGTCCCCATTCTCGTGCTGGCGGCGAGCCTTGGCATTCTGCATTTCCTGAAGCGCGAGACTCATTCGACGCCGTTCCTTCTCGCGCTGGCGCTTCTTTTCCTCGGCTATAGCGGGCTCGGCATCAGCATGTGGCCGAACATCATTCCGCCCGATGTCTCGATCAGGGCCGCCGCCGGGCCGCCGCAGAGCCTCGGCTTCGCGCTTGTCGGCGCTTTGTTCATCGTGCCGATCATCCTCACCTACACGGCATGGTCGTACTATGTGTTCCGCGGCAAGGTGAAAGTCGGAGATGGCTATCATTGAGCCGCGGGCAAGCGGCAAAGGCTGGCTTCACCGCGTCGGCTGGTTCGTCCTTATCTGGGCGCTGAGCGTCGGCGCGCTCGCAATCGCGGCTCTGATCCTTCGCGCGATCCTCACCGCGGCGGGCCTCCGCGCCTGACAACAATCAAAGCCTCATGAAAAAAGCGCGGCCGCTTCAGGCTACCGCGCTCCCAAGTCCTCGGCCGGGGTCCCTTGCTATTTCAGGGGCACTTCGCCGCCGCCGCCGATCTTGACATCATGCGCCTCGATTTCTTCGCGAACGGCCGTCAAAGCCATTTGCAGGCTCGCAAGTTTTTGCAGCCCATCCGGGGTAAGCGACGCGCCTTTTGCGGCCAATTCTTCCACGGCCTGAAGGCGCGCGGCTTCAAGATTGGCCTTGAGAGCATGTATGGGCGAGGAATCACTCATCGAAGTCTCCGTTTCACGTTGAGAAATCGCCGATGGCCGAAGCGCAAGCACTTTTGCTCCTGAGAGCCGATCGATCGTTAACATGTTTCGATGGGCAGATCGATAGGCGAGGATCGACCTGGAACGCTCACCACGCCACAGTCCGGCCGCGATAATCGAGATATTGCAAGCCCTTCTTGCCGGATTGCGCGGTGATGACGTCGACGAGGCTCGGAATGCTCTCCTCGACGCTCAATTGAGCATCAGGGCCGCCCATGTCGGTGCGCACCCAGCCCGGATCCATGATCAAAAGCGCGCGCAGATCGCGCGCATGTCGGGCGGCGAAAGACCGCATCAGCGTGTTCAGCGCCGCCTTGCTGGCGCGGTAGGTTTCATAGCCTCCATTCGTATTATTGGCGACGCTGCCAAGCCCAGACGACATGACGCCGATCGTTCCGGCTGGCGGGACCAATTCCTCCAGCGCCTCGATGACGCGAAGCGGGCTGAGGGCGTTCGTCACCATGATGCGGTTGAATTCCTCCGTCGATATGTCCGCGATGGTCTTGACCGGCTCATCGAGCACCCCGGCGTTGACGAACAAAAGATCGAGCCTTCGCCCGGCGAGCCGCTTGCGCAGCGCGGCGACCTCGGCCGGAACGGCGATGTCCAGGGTTTCGACTTCAAGCAGGCCTTCGGCCTTCGCCGCCA
Protein-coding sequences here:
- the cydB gene encoding cytochrome d ubiquinol oxidase subunit II — its product is MGIDLPIIWAVIIAFGLMMYVVMDGFDLGIGILFPFVKDRNDRDCMVNTVAPVWDGNETWLVLGGAGLLAAFPLAYSFLLSALYLPLVLMLAGLIWRGVAFEFRFKADEEHKWFWDHAFAWGSYIATFFQGVALGAVINGFKVQGPSYIGGAFDWLTPFSLFTGLGLLVAYALLGSTWLIMKTEGDLQRRMIELARPITLTLLGVIVVVSIWTPLTHADVAARWFTFPNLIFFSPVPILVLAASLGILHFLKRETHSTPFLLALALLFLGYSGLGISMWPNIIPPDVSIRAAAGPPQSLGFALVGALFIVPIILTYTAWSYYVFRGKVKVGDGYH
- a CDS encoding DUF2474 domain-containing protein; protein product: MAIIEPRASGKGWLHRVGWFVLIWALSVGALAIAALILRAILTAAGLRA
- a CDS encoding SDR family NAD(P)-dependent oxidoreductase, which produces MPKSSKTLPTALIVGASRGLGFAIAQTYLERGWRVIATVRGKARTALHDLAAKAEGLLEVETLDIAVPAEVAALRKRLAGRRLDLLFVNAGVLDEPVKTIADISTEEFNRIMVTNALSPLRVIEALEELVPPAGTIGVMSSGLGSVANNTNGGYETYRASKAALNTLMRSFAARHARDLRALLIMDPGWVRTDMGGPDAQLSVEESIPSLVDVITAQSGKKGLQYLDYRGRTVAW